A region of Massilia sp. WG5 DNA encodes the following proteins:
- the lpxD gene encoding UDP-3-O-(3-hydroxymyristoyl)glucosamine N-acyltransferase — MGTRLGELVERFGGQLVGSPDLAVQGIAPLDSADASHISFLSNSKLRALAAQSRAAALIVAPLDDATVAATYEGARIVTTNPYAYFARVAQYFAALEETPKPPGVHPSASVHESARVDPGAHIGPHVTVEAGATIAAGAVIDAGCFVGADAEIGEDCHLFANVTFHARCRIGKRGILHSGSVIGTDGFGFARENGVYIKIPQTGRVILGDDVDVGANTTIDRGALADTIIENGVKLDNQIQIGHNCHIGANTAMAGCVGVAGSAKIGKNCTFGGAAMVLGHLEIADNVHISSGSMVSRSVLEPGQYTGFYPLAKNSEWERSAAIVRNLSSMREKIRTLEKQIKTLTDNTEQK; from the coding sequence ATGGGCACTCGACTGGGTGAATTGGTCGAACGCTTCGGTGGACAGCTGGTGGGAAGCCCGGACCTCGCGGTCCAGGGCATCGCACCCCTCGACAGCGCCGACGCTTCGCACATCAGCTTTCTCAGCAATAGCAAACTGCGCGCACTGGCGGCGCAAAGCCGGGCGGCGGCGCTGATCGTCGCCCCGCTGGACGACGCCACCGTCGCCGCCACCTACGAGGGCGCGCGCATCGTCACCACCAACCCCTACGCCTACTTCGCCCGCGTCGCTCAGTACTTCGCCGCGCTGGAAGAAACGCCGAAGCCGCCGGGCGTGCACCCGTCCGCGAGCGTGCACGAGAGCGCGCGCGTCGACCCGGGCGCCCACATCGGCCCGCATGTGACGGTCGAGGCGGGCGCCACGATCGCGGCGGGCGCCGTGATCGACGCCGGCTGCTTCGTCGGCGCCGACGCCGAGATCGGCGAGGACTGCCACCTGTTCGCGAACGTGACCTTCCACGCGCGCTGCAGGATCGGCAAGCGCGGCATCCTGCATTCGGGATCCGTGATCGGCACCGACGGCTTCGGCTTCGCGCGCGAGAACGGCGTCTACATCAAGATTCCGCAGACCGGGCGCGTGATCCTGGGCGACGACGTCGACGTCGGCGCCAATACCACGATCGACCGCGGCGCGCTGGCCGACACCATCATCGAGAACGGGGTCAAGCTCGACAACCAGATCCAGATCGGCCACAACTGCCATATCGGCGCCAACACGGCGATGGCCGGCTGCGTGGGCGTGGCGGGCAGCGCGAAGATCGGCAAGAACTGCACCTTCGGCGGCGCCGCGATGGTGCTGGGCCACCTGGAAATCGCGGACAATGTCCATATTTCCTCGGGCAGCATGGTGTCGCGCTCGGTGCTCGAGCCGGGCCAGTACACCGGCTTCTACCCGCTGGCCAAGAATTCGGAGTGGGAGCGCAGCGCGGCGATCGTGCGCAACCTGTCTTCGATGCGCGAGAAGATCCGCACGCTGGAAAAGCAAATCAAAACCCTGACAGACAACACAGAACAAAAATGA
- the fabZ gene encoding 3-hydroxyacyl-ACP dehydratase FabZ, translated as MTESLTTSKTLNITQIKEYLPHRYPLLLVDRVVDYELGKTITAIKNVTVNEEFFNGHFPHQPVMPGVLMVEALAQTAAILSFMTMNVKPDENSVVYFVGIDNCRFKRPVGPGDQLKMDVEILRSSRGIWKYKAQASVDGKVAVEAELMCTIRANESGQAGAGQ; from the coding sequence ATGACTGAATCGCTCACCACTTCCAAGACCCTGAACATTACCCAGATCAAGGAATACCTGCCGCACCGCTATCCGCTGCTGCTGGTCGACCGCGTGGTCGACTATGAACTGGGCAAGACCATCACCGCCATCAAGAACGTCACCGTGAACGAGGAGTTCTTCAACGGCCACTTCCCGCACCAGCCGGTGATGCCGGGCGTGCTGATGGTCGAGGCGCTGGCCCAGACCGCGGCGATCCTGTCCTTCATGACCATGAACGTGAAGCCGGACGAGAACTCGGTGGTGTACTTCGTCGGCATCGACAATTGCCGCTTCAAGCGTCCGGTCGGGCCTGGCGACCAGCTGAAGATGGACGTCGAGATCCTGCGCAGCTCGCGCGGCATCTGGAAGTACAAGGCCCAGGCCAGCGTCGACGGCAAGGTTGCGGTGGAAGCGGAACTGATGTGCACGATCCGCGCGAACGAATCCGGTCAAGCGGGCGCGGGGCAGTGA
- a CDS encoding OmpH family outer membrane protein produces the protein MLNKSLVSLPRTLALAAVCAGALLHASAQAQAQAPTGRIGFIYTERLMTESRLAKAADEKIQAEFSKRQKQVDDMVKRFKSAREKFDEDAPKLNDIDRTRRTRELLDMEKDVQRMQREFNEDLLQRKNEERSAIAQKAFKLIEQVAEQEHLDVVLQEAIWSSPRIDITDKILKLLDK, from the coding sequence ATGTTGAATAAATCGTTAGTCTCGTTGCCAAGGACCCTGGCGCTGGCCGCCGTCTGCGCGGGTGCGCTGCTGCACGCGAGTGCGCAGGCGCAGGCCCAGGCGCCGACCGGCCGGATCGGTTTCATCTACACCGAAAGGCTGATGACCGAATCGAGGCTGGCGAAGGCGGCGGACGAGAAGATCCAGGCCGAATTCTCCAAGCGCCAGAAGCAGGTCGACGACATGGTCAAGCGCTTCAAGAGCGCCCGCGAGAAGTTCGACGAGGATGCGCCGAAGCTGAACGACATCGACCGCACCCGCCGCACCCGCGAGCTGCTGGACATGGAAAAGGACGTCCAGCGCATGCAGCGCGAATTCAATGAAGACCTGCTGCAGCGGAAGAACGAAGAGCGCTCGGCGATCGCCCAGAAAGCCTTCAAGCTGATCGAACAGGTGGCCGAGCAGGAACACCTCGACGTCGTGCTGCAGGAGGCCATCTGGTCCAGCCCGCGCATCGACATCACCGACAAGATCCTCAAGCTGCTCGACAAATAA
- the lpxA gene encoding acyl-ACP--UDP-N-acetylglucosamine O-acyltransferase, whose translation MSRIHSTAIVDPKARLDSSVEVGPYSIIGPHVQIGAGTVVGPHVVIEGHTTIGKENRIFQFASLGAAPQDKKWAGEPTRLEVGDRNTIREFVTFNLGTTQDAGVTRLGDDNWISAYVHLAHDCQVGSNTIFSNNAQLAGHVHVGDWAILSGYCGVHQFCKIGAHAFIGMYTSLTQDVPPYVLVSGNPAEAHGVNIEGLKRRGFTREQINAVRAAYKTIYRSGKTLEEAKAQMAEEAAEGGEGAAQIQAMLDFLVTSTRGIVR comes from the coding sequence ATGAGCAGGATTCACTCGACCGCGATCGTCGATCCGAAGGCCCGGCTGGACAGCTCGGTCGAGGTCGGCCCGTATTCGATCATCGGTCCGCACGTGCAGATCGGCGCCGGCACCGTGGTCGGCCCGCACGTCGTCATCGAAGGGCACACCACGATCGGCAAGGAAAACCGGATCTTCCAGTTCGCCTCGCTGGGCGCGGCGCCGCAGGACAAGAAGTGGGCCGGCGAGCCGACCCGCCTCGAAGTCGGCGACCGCAACACCATCCGCGAGTTCGTCACCTTCAACCTGGGCACGACCCAGGACGCCGGCGTGACCCGCCTGGGCGACGACAACTGGATCTCGGCCTACGTCCACCTGGCGCACGACTGCCAGGTCGGCAGCAACACGATCTTCTCGAACAATGCACAGCTGGCCGGCCACGTCCACGTGGGCGACTGGGCGATCCTGTCGGGCTACTGCGGCGTGCACCAGTTCTGCAAGATCGGCGCGCACGCCTTCATCGGCATGTACACCAGCCTGACCCAGGACGTGCCGCCCTATGTGCTGGTGTCGGGCAACCCGGCCGAGGCGCACGGCGTGAACATCGAAGGCCTGAAGCGCCGCGGCTTCACGCGCGAGCAGATCAACGCCGTCCGCGCGGCCTACAAGACCATCTACCGTTCCGGCAAGACGCTGGAAGAAGCCAAGGCGCAGATGGCGGAGGAGGCGGCCGAGGGCGGCGAGGGCGCCGCGCAGATCCAGGCCATGCTCGACTTCCTCGTTACCTCCACCCGTGGCATCGTCCGCTGA